In Diadema setosum chromosome 2, eeDiaSeto1, whole genome shotgun sequence, the DNA window GTCTTAAGGTTCTGCTTCCTTGCGGTTTTTTGATGTCGGAGTAGATTCCATAAGGGGTGCAGGAAAACCCCCTCAAGAGTTTGagtttaaccctttgtgtgctttgagtgccgattggcacagaaaaccccatagaattgtacacactgtcaaaAGTCCATGGCACAGAAAAGGTTAAAGCGAGCTTGTCAACTGGCCTGGGAGAAGAAGATCACTGGGTTCCATTAATATGTCCCAGACAGGACGTCACAATCAATTGCGACTTGCAACTCACAGCACGTCTTTGATCTCCATGGCAACCACTATGTCATAGCATAGGTAGGCCTACAGCTGCCCTGGACAGTGTTTGAAACTGTCGCTGGGTACCTGCCTAACGCTGATTCGATTATGTTTTATTACCCCCTTGATAGTATGAGCGAGATGCTATGCCCTGGTTGATCTGAATGATCGACCTTAACCATTACGGGATTATAGGTCGGACAGTTAAAAGATGAATGATACACGTGCTCGAGCGTTGAGCTCAAACATTGACATCTTTTCTCAAAACTGCagatgtatataaaaaaaaagacaaagttaTAATAGCCATAGTGTCTTTTCTGCCTTTCTGTTAGCATGATTGTTGTTAATGCATTTGAACGATAGATTTTCTACCGTCGTAGTACAGACAACCCTGTATACTGACCATGATCACGGGACGAATAAGTCTGTTGTTACCATAGGCAAATTGTCTACTGAATTCTAACAGGTATTTTGAGAGGATGTTTGTGGCAGGGTTAATAATGTGACGCTTCTGTAGGatgttttggtttttattttgtttgtttgttgttgttgtttgttgtttgggttttttttttctttgtgttgaAAGGCAAAGCTACTAAATGTCAAGGACTACAGACATATTCGAGaattttatgatataaatgttatttcactcattttcctCAGGCGACAGTTCGGAGAGTTCTGAGCAAACCCCGCCAGAGTTCTGCACCACCATCCAGCAGCAGTGTCCCCGGTGGCTGCTTCGTGGTCCCGTCTGCGGCACCGACGGGAGAACGTACCGAAGCGACTGCGAGCTGGAGAGGGCGAAGTGCGCAGGAAGAGCGGTGGAACGCGCCACCAAAGGGCCGTGCGTAAGACCTACCACCGTAGCGACCACCACACAGAGTGAGAACATGGTTCCCTGATTGGTTTTGATTTGGAGCTGATTCCAGCTCAGCAGGAATCTCCTCCATCGAGAATGACCTGCCAGTTCATGTGACCCTACATTATTCTGCCCGCCAACTTCTATAGGGGTAACTAAAAAATAAGTGGGTTCCGAAGCTCTGTTTCGATGTGAAATTTAAACGTACATACAGCTGATTTGGACAACATCATATGTCGGTCATAGTACTATGTAAGtttaagaatatgaaaatcaagGCCCaacataaaacatacaaatatctCGATTTTCCAGTATTTTACAAGGACTTCACCATGTACAAGAACTTAAAGGAATCGAAAGAGGTCAAGAGGGAATTGCACACTATATTCAGTTGCGCTTTCATCCGTTTTATCAATTATTCTGATATTCTATTGTTGTCATTATGACTTCATAAACATAGGTCCGTCAACACCAAAGACGTGCCACCAGGACTGCCCGCATATCGCTCAGACAGTCTGCGGTACTAACGGGGTCACCTACCTGTCCAAATGTCATCTAGAAGTACTAAGATGCATCTCAGGCGAAGAGGTCTACGTGCTCTATGAAGGGCCCTGTCGCCGCAGACACGGAGGGGGCACCGGTGGAGGAAGCGGGTCtggtggaggaggaggtggtggaacgggaggaggaggaggcagagGAGGGGGTGGTGGAGGaacagaaggaggaggagggggaggaggaggaggagaagggggcGGTGATGGATcgggagaaggaggaagaggtggaggaggagggggtggcAGCACTGGTGATGgaagtagtggtggtggtggcaaaTCTACCACACCTGCTACAGCATCGCCGTTGACTACCATCAGGGGTTCAACGACAAGTGTAACTCTGGAGAAGCCAACCACTACAATATCCATCCCAACTGAGCCACCCATCCCTACTACTTTATTTCCCGAGTTAAATCCAGGTAAttgactttttttgtttgtgtgttaaatactttgtttgtttgtgtgtgtgtgtgtgtgtgtttgttgttatttttttactgTAATTTACTCCATACTGTTTAATTCAACCATCTGCAGTACTCCTTGAACCCACCACCTGTAGATCGGTCAATAAATCTCTTGTACATTATTGTTCATGTATTACGGTTTATCACGATCTTTCGATGCACGTGAGTGTAGAGGTTAATCATACTTAATATGCAAATACATTTTAGCGAGAGGTTTTAATTCACAGTTGCATATCGTTGTCAAACTGATTTGACAATGATCATCGTTACAAAGATGTTATGACAGTATACGCTCTACACTATAGCGCAATAGTTAATGTTggaggtttttctttttttttttaaacgtgcGTGTCTGTATGATCCGTAAGTAATGTGAAATGATAATCCAATGTCGTGATAAGGGAGGAATGACATCACAGTCATCTCTGAGGTCATTTACATGATGACCCCTCGAAAGAGGCCCCAATTAGCCGGAAATGAGCAATTGAACAGCAAAGATGCAATGTAACGGTTGTTGGCACTTATGTTTCCCGATTATGCGTAAATGCTTCTCTTAGAAAGGTGGCAACGGTGAGAAAACACTACTTGGAAATTGTGTGTAGAGTTAATGCTGGAATAGGCGTTCCCGAGGAAACGAGGGTGCAGAGAACGAGCACAGCCCGGCACACCTTTTCTATAGTTGATGAAAACTTGTAGCCACCTGGTAACACACTGTCGAGTTTTTACCTGTGTGGTTTCGTCGGTTGGTTTTCTGAGAACAAGTAATACGCAAGAGAGGTATGGCGTAAGCCTCGAATCGAAATTTCCACCTTCTTCAATTGAACTGCTTGCCGTTCGGTTTCCGAGGTGTGAGATGCATTTAGAGAGTTTATCCGGGACTTCCGTCGCATCTGAATCCCGAAAGTCCCTTCTCACGTTCAGGGAAAATACCACGATGTGAGCAGAGAGGTACAATTCCATCTTCCTGATGTGAGGGAGCTGGAAAACCCAATAGAGCGATTTTACCGTCATCGATGAAGATCTTAGATCAACAGGCACATCCTAATCTTATAGCTTGGGTTGCGGGAGATGATGGTAGGGGCATTACATCTTCATGTCAAGTTCAATATCTGGCTTCTTTACCAATGATTCGTCTTTTATTCGTACCCCAGTTCTAGGGCCAGAGATGTAATTCTGGCAAAATGGGTTTAGCGGACATGTAGGCACCGCTATCATCACACATGTCTCCTCCTATAACCTCACTGATGATAAGGGATCCTCAGTAAACTGTtgtagttcttcttcttctgttttttttttccctttgtggCTTTCACTCAACAGGAGGTTCCACCATTAAAATTTGTGTTTTGCTGTTCACTTGATCAGAGGTCCTTGGTAACTACTACCTCGTTCATGTGTTACATGTAttcattgaatgaatgaatgaatggctGAAGTTGCTGATTCAATCAAAGAGCTAACCTCGAGactggttttgcatcaaacttggagCCTCCTTTAGCgagacttgggggggggggggaacctcACATCCCAAAGTGCCATCTTATTGATCGTATTTCATTAAACGTTACTTGTCTATCTGCACTTCTCAATATCAATAACGACTATACGCAATGTCGTCTTTGCTTAAATCGTCATTTGAATGTTAAAGGAacagcaaattcaaagtttctagTAATATTTGTGCCTGCAGAAGTCAAAATTACTATATCATCCCACGTGTCAATGACACGTcctccaatgaaaaaaaaaagtatgttgatGGAGTGCAGCTTCAGGGCAGTTatgatacagaaatatgatGTAGTCCCTGGTGTGCCCTTTTTGAACAAGATAATTTCATTGACTCCAATAGTGATGTCATTTGGTATTGTTGTATAGCCGATCATCACTTTCGGTTGATTCACTCTGCACCCTGATGCATGCAGCATTCTGTATGGGTGATGACTCGATGCCTCCCTCCCTTtttgactctctctctctttctctccctctctctgcctgtctctcttcctctttctctatctcacTCCCCTTGGCCTGTGATCTTACGAATCTGTCATCCAAACTTTGGAAGAAGATGCATCATCGATTTGTTATTGACTCTCTGCCAGACGGTAATTCATTTTAAACCTTGTAGCAAGAAGTTCAAGTGCGGGTCAGGCAAAGGCGACACGCGAGGCATTAAGTAATAAGTCCCACCCCGTCTCCACCAAAGGATGAGGGGTGGATGACAGAGACGATGCATCCAACAATGCATTCTCCATGTCATCTCTCTCGAATCCTTGACGTCACAATGATGTCGTTTGTCCTATAGTAACAGAAAAGGGAAACGTTTAACCCGGAGCAATGTAACCCCCGAAGGCTTCAAAGTGCTCCTGCAATAAAATCTGAGTCATCGACATTAGTGTGGGCTGAAGCTCGAAGGGTTGATGTGCTAGCATCACAAAATTCTTCCAGGCTGATATCACAAATGCTTTTCTTTTAGAAGAGGCAATAGAAGTGATCTGCATAGATGTGTCCAGTGCTTTTCTGTATTAGATGATTTCACAATTGCTTTCATTGTATTATACCCTTACCGAGCACCCGCAGTTAATGTGGCATTTATACAATTCAATATTAAAGAGAAAGCTGCCATCATTGGTCATGGAAAAGCCAGAAACTCTTTAGATATCAGTGTAAAAGCGCTGTCATCACAcgtacactgagaaaaaggaaagagagaaaagaagaaaaatgacgGAAAGGTAACGGAATCTGAGAAAAGACGAAGGGACAGTTGCAAAGTTACAACATTTCCTAAGTCGAAAATTCGAGTACAGTTTTATTGGTAGTTGGTAATGATACCGTTCCGCAGCTAGCAcatgattattattacaaaTTGTGCGAGATTTTAGAGAAGGTCAGCCGCACTAGTATGGTATATGTAATGATcgtaatgatgaaaatgacttAGATTGCCCCTTTGTCTCAAAGCATTAAAGTCCCACGTGAAAGAAACTGGCGATGCTAGACCACTTACTAGTTAAAGAGCGAGACCATGTTGGACCATGTGACCGTCTTCAGGCAGGATTAACATAAATTCTATTGATTTATTCTTGAAAATGAACAATCTACGCACTATATGTTCACCTTTATCAGCCACCGGTAGATACGCGCACAAATCCCCATGGTAGTAAAGGGAAAACGCAAATTCAGAATCTTTAGTTTTGGATGTATATCTCTTTAGTAGAAAGTCGCCGGCAATTCGTAAATACCTTTAATGCTTTCGTAAGTCTCTCGCCAGTAGGACCGCACCGACTCAATGCTGCTGCGGTTACAACACACAAGCTAGCAATTGCTCTCATTTCCTTCCTGATTGTTATCTCTCCCCAGATTGATGTTGACGCTGGGAGGGTGTTTCAAggtctctttttttaaaacgaCGGcgatcacaaaatatgaataatttagGTCAACACGTACAATATGGCAGAACATCGTCTCCAGTATTTGGTACGTGTTTAGCATTAATTTGTCTGCCCTGTTGGAGGAACCGTCTTATGTATTAgtatctatttatgtatttgttaGTTCGTTTGTTTGCTGTCTTCAAGATCCCACTTCTGGGATTGGTATGCAAATTGCGAATGTATTCTGGACAATGTTTACAAACGTTTTGACCCGAAGCTGATGGAGCATCAGATGGCTAGGATACAATTTTATTTACCTGGGTCATTGCTTGTTCGATCAGGTCATTAGCATCCTTGGACATTCcaaactatataaaaaaaaaaatctagcatTTCGTTTCATGTTATCATCTTCCTAGACTTCTCAAGATAACTTCTGTAAGAAAATCTAAGTAATAGCAAAATCTGCCTATATCACCACCGTACTGCAAATCGAAAGACGATTTTGTCGATATCTTTTATCGTTCACGATATCCAATACGTGATGGCCGATGGTCAGTTACTGTAATGTTTTGATTACGTAGTGCAGGTTGTGAGTAAGATCGATGTCACAGTCACTGCTACTGTTAAGAACATTGAAGCGAAGGGTAATGGAATGCTGCGGTGATTTTAGTGTCAGACGGTCTCCTGTTCTCTGGTAGCCGTACATTAAAGATTAAATGTGCATGTGCTGCACATTGTGGCAGATGCTCAATCTAGTTACCACCAGAACAAACTTGCGTAAGTACTGACTCACTGCTGTCAGAGCCACTGTGGACCGAAAGCTTGTAACAGAAACGGCAGCTCTTAAATAAGAATGACAACAATTAGTGGCGACGTTACTTAGATGAGAGGGATAGAGATATAGAGAGGTgaaacaaaataagaagaaagataGTGGATTTATCCGGGCGCGTTCTCAGCATCTAGCTTAAATGCCATTGACAGTTTGGGAAACTTCTACATGCAACGCTAACtagccgattttttttttctcctctgaGAATTTTATACTCAAAACATCTCACCCAGAACCTGGGCGCAAAGCTCTCCTTAGCACGGAGCAGCCAGGAAAAGTTTGATTATAGGCATGTCAGATTGATGAATCAATGACAACTTTGCGGTCAATATCTTCCGCTCGCCTCTGTTGCCGTTTTGCCGCGAATGTCTGATTTTAATAGGGCGGCACGCGCGGATGCGTGTGATCCGTCACTTTGACTCTCTGAACGTGTACAGAAGAGTTGAGTAGAATTAAGTTTCACattaaaagtttgtttgagTGCAGTTGCGTCGAATCTTCCCTTTGTCCAATCTTTATTTTAGCTGTCAATTATGACGATGAACTCGTTTCCCGTTTCTGCTCCCTTGTGGGTGCTTGcttttaattgaaattaatctAGAGGTCATCTGTGGTTACGGACCGACGCGGCCCTTCGATGGGATGAGGCACAAGTTTTGCCGCACCCGGGAATCTGAACTGATTCTGAATTATGTATACCTTCTGAAGGGACACGACAGATGAGATGCAATCGCAAATATTGTGGTATTTGTTGTATCGTTGTATTTGCACATGATTGATGGGTCTGGGTCCATGTTTACACTTCAACTCACGATGATCATTAAATGttagacatacaaatatcatatGAAATGGGACGTGAAATGGGTTCATATAATTACTTTTCTTCCGATTCCGTAAAGTGATTTTCTCCCAGTGTTCATCCTATATACATTAACCCATCTACAGATGACCCTTCACGAATGTTTTGGAAACCTCAATGCGCCAGTCATGCGGGATACTGTAATAGCTGTATGTTCTGCCTTTCGAATCATAATACACATGGGCACAGACTGTGACCGCTACAAAATCTGAAAGTCTCGAATGTTTTATTTTCCCGGTTTTCTAACCCAAGCCGATGATCCTTACTCAGATGGCGGCCCGTGCCCGAGTACCTGTGCCAACAACAAGTGGAAGCCGGTGTGCGGAACTGACGGGAAAACCTACGAGACCCTGTGTCACCTGCGCTACGAGGCCTGTATGCCGGGAACACCTGACGTCTCGCTTGCCCACATCGGAGCGTGTAGCGGAGATGGTAAGACTACGTTGACTGTATTCAACCTTCGTGTATTTCCGTTTACCTTCTCAAGACTACTGTCTCCAAAGTAGTCTTGGATTAGGTGATACAAGGGTAGCTTGGTTAACTCTGTAAATGAGAAGCAAGGGCTTGAGTGAGTGACCTTGAGAAAACACTATTGCCATGAAATGGGTTGATCATTCATATAGACGGAACAAGCTCGTTGGTTACACCAGAGTGTATGAGGAATGACATACACCTCTACATCCAGTGTATGTATTGCCTCCCAATTTCGCAGTGAGAAATAATGAGATATCCAAACGTTCATTGTTTAAGCAGTTGTATTGGTTCCCAGACACTGTTCTTTCTGTGAACCGCTTAATGTGTTCGTGACGTCAATTGAGACAGACGCAACATACTACAGTACACCTTGGCTCTAGTGGGAAAAGTGTTCGGACGATGATCTGCTAGTG includes these proteins:
- the LOC140244464 gene encoding agrin-like: MVEDMTLASGLASESRPNTVITKSQDDEGRSWRRQLARQCRSVCRECYREMRGKGLHRVCGSDNRTYKDICRLRKVSCLTQKTIVVIFDESCKRKNRSSSKKTDAGDSSESSEQTPPEFCTTIQQQCPRWLLRGPVCGTDGRTYRSDCELERAKCAGRAVERATKGPCVRPTTVATTTPTPKTCHQDCPHIAQTVCGTNGVTYLSKCHLEVLRCISGEEVYVLYEGPCRRRHGGGTGGGSGSGGGGGGGTGGGGGRGGGGGGTEGGGGGGGGGEGGGDGSGEGGRGGGGGGGSTGDGSSGGGGKSTTPATASPLTTIRGSTTSVTLEKPTTTISIPTEPPIPTTLFPELNPADDPYSDGGPCPSTCANNKWKPVCGTDGKTYETLCHLRYEACMPGTPDVSLAHIGACSGDDCSTISCQDFTYSPCCGSDGITYYNKCELERYACFTNVPKGKLYVVHQGACIAPSPGCPSACPAPDDHEVCGSDGNTYPSLCHLNQQRCADGSNLTIDHPGPCRVVTIDPCKRDCPIFVYSPVCGSDGTTYFNTCFFEVAQCKNPELRGDTGTCGLRIQ